A genomic segment from archaeon BMS3Bbin15 encodes:
- a CDS encoding putative S-adenosylmethionine-dependent methyltransferase/MSMEI_2290 — translation MKLVMDRFEIIQRYVKGKEVLDIGCFGGLPKQVSKGQWLHKRIKENSRTVLGVDINEEGVNKARRLGYNLICENVMTMKLNKRFDIIIAGELIEHLPDQGIFLEQVKRHLREDGYFILTTPNADYMARFLRKFFRLQGGIFTAKEHIIIHHAESLSNLLESHGFKIEEVAYWQDFILNTGVKRKMLIPLLKIWKDMASNIIIVARIKKGE, via the coding sequence ATGAAATTAGTTATGGATAGATTTGAAATAATTCAAAGATATGTCAAAGGGAAAGAAGTTTTGGACATAGGTTGCTTTGGGGGCTTACCAAAACAGGTTAGTAAAGGCCAATGGCTACATAAAAGGATAAAAGAAAATAGTAGAACCGTTCTGGGTGTGGACATTAATGAAGAAGGTGTTAACAAAGCTCGAAGGTTAGGATATAATCTCATATGCGAAAATGTGATGACCATGAAATTAAACAAAAGATTCGATATTATTATCGCAGGTGAATTAATAGAACATTTGCCTGACCAAGGAATATTTTTGGAACAAGTCAAACGTCATCTCAGAGAGGATGGATACTTTATTTTAACAACCCCAAATGCAGATTATATGGCCAGATTCTTGAGGAAGTTTTTCAGGTTGCAGGGAGGAATATTTACAGCTAAGGAGCATATCATAATCCATCATGCAGAAAGCTTGAGTAATCTCCTAGAAAGTCACGGTTTCAAAATAGAAGAAGTTGCATACTGGCAAGATTTCATACTCAATACAGGAGTGAAAAGAAAGATGTTAATTCCACTATTAAAAATTTGGAAGGATATGGCGAGCAATATTATAATTGTAGCCAGGATTAAGAAGGGAGAGTGA
- a CDS encoding putative S-adenosylmethionine-dependent methyltransferase/MSMEI_2290: MLLNNRRKLLERYCRNKIVLDIGCVGGIGGNGEDDKFTHDIIRNVAKEVVGLDYNKKAVEYWNIRGYNLIHADASEPNLDLGKRFDVVFAGEVIEHIENQGIFLDNVKKHLDEEGIFILTTPNAHDIAYHINRILFRIKDDYDICKNIGHVVVHSYGTLKSLLERHGFNIVETHYVNSICLTWRRSLLKIITYFFNDFAESVLFVARTRKEK, from the coding sequence ATGTTGCTTAATAATAGGAGAAAACTTCTTGAAAGATACTGCAGAAATAAAATAGTCCTGGATATTGGATGTGTTGGTGGAATAGGTGGTAATGGTGAAGATGACAAATTCACACATGATATTATAAGGAACGTGGCAAAAGAAGTTGTTGGGCTGGATTATAATAAAAAAGCAGTGGAATACTGGAACATAAGAGGTTATAATCTGATACATGCCGATGCCAGTGAGCCCAATTTAGACCTTGGGAAGAGGTTTGATGTTGTCTTTGCTGGTGAAGTGATTGAACATATTGAAAATCAGGGTATTTTTCTGGATAATGTAAAGAAACACCTGGATGAAGAAGGTATATTTATACTAACAACACCCAATGCCCATGATATAGCCTACCACATAAATAGAATCCTGTTCCGAATTAAAGATGATTATGATATATGCAAAAACATAGGACATGTTGTAGTACATAGCTATGGAACCCTTAAATCTCTCCTGGAAAGGCATGGCTTCAATATTGTAGAGACCCATTACGTCAACAGTATTTGCTTAACATGGAGAAGAAGTTTATTAAAGATTATCACTTATTTTTTCAATGATTTCGCAGAATCAGTCCTGTTTGTAGCCAGGACTAGGAAGGAAAAGTGA
- the rfbE gene encoding CDP-paratose 2-epimerase, with translation MDKTVLITGGAGLVGSECCKLFSEEGWNVVSVDNNMRGKIFGKEGSTEDNLSKLIKEYNIEHHEMDIRDEKIIPLIETADAIIHTASQPSHPRSIEIPLEDFQINAYGTVFLLEAVRQNNKEAPFVFCSSNKVYGEVPNYYSYQKMGKRYEPIDPTIWDGFDESLRIDQNMHTPFGVSKVAGDLYTQEYARLYGLKTGVFRMGCITGGAAKAVEMHNWEPYFVKKALTGETLTIFGNGGYQLRDVIHARDLAILFHEFIRNPRSGEVYNIGGSRKNSISLLESFDLIEEVTGKRMNYKMGPEREADHIWWISNINKAKNHYPEWNIRIGLEEVFTDIYEALAPLYR, from the coding sequence ATGGATAAGACGGTTCTTATAACAGGTGGAGCAGGATTGGTAGGTTCAGAATGCTGTAAACTCTTTTCTGAAGAGGGATGGAATGTAGTAAGTGTTGACAATAATATGCGCGGAAAAATCTTCGGGAAAGAAGGTAGCACAGAGGATAATCTATCAAAGCTCATAAAGGAATATAACATTGAACACCATGAAATGGATATCAGAGATGAGAAGATAATACCCTTAATAGAAACGGCTGATGCAATAATCCATACCGCTTCTCAGCCGTCTCATCCACGCTCTATTGAAATACCCCTGGAAGATTTCCAAATCAATGCTTATGGTACGGTATTTCTTCTTGAAGCAGTAAGGCAAAATAATAAAGAGGCACCCTTTGTATTCTGTTCATCAAACAAGGTATATGGAGAGGTACCCAATTACTATTCCTATCAGAAAATGGGTAAAAGATATGAACCCATTGACCCGACTATCTGGGATGGATTTGATGAATCACTTAGAATAGACCAGAATATGCACACACCTTTCGGTGTAAGCAAGGTTGCTGGCGATTTATATACACAGGAATATGCCAGACTCTATGGTCTTAAAACAGGTGTGTTCAGAATGGGGTGCATTACAGGTGGGGCTGCAAAGGCTGTGGAGATGCATAACTGGGAACCATACTTTGTTAAAAAGGCTTTAACCGGGGAGACACTCACAATCTTCGGCAATGGTGGTTACCAGTTGAGAGATGTTATCCATGCGAGGGATTTGGCTATACTCTTCCATGAATTTATAAGGAACCCACGTTCCGGAGAAGTTTATAACATTGGAGGCTCCAGAAAGAATTCCATTTCACTTCTTGAATCTTTTGATTTGATAGAAGAAGTTACTGGAAAGAGGATGAATTATAAAATGGGGCCAGAGAGAGAGGCTGACCATATCTGGTGGATTTCGAACATAAACAAGGCAAAAAATCACTATCCTGAATGGAATATACGTATAGGGCTTGAAGAGGTGTTTACTGACATATATGAGGCCTTAGCACCTCTTTATAGGTAG